Proteins encoded by one window of Salmo trutta chromosome 17, fSalTru1.1, whole genome shotgun sequence:
- the polr2h gene encoding DNA-directed RNA polymerases I, II, and III subunit RPABC3 encodes MAGILFEDIFDVKDIDPDGMKFDRVSRLHCESESFKMDLILDVNIQIYPVDLGDKFRLVIASTLYEDGTPDDGEYNPQDDRPSRADQFDYVMYGKVYKIEGDETSTEAATRLSAYVSYGGLLMRLQGDANNLHGFEVDSRVYLLMKKLAF; translated from the exons ATGGCTGGGATATTGTTTGAGGACATCTTTGATGTGAAAGACATCGATCCAGATGGGATGAAATTTGACAGAG TTTCTCGTCTGCACTGTGAAAGTGAGTCCTTCAAGATGGACCTCATCTTGGATGTAAACATTCAGATCTATCCTGTTGACCTTG GTGACAAGTTCAGATTGGTAATAGCCAGTACTCTATATGAAGATGGAACTCCCGACGATGGGGAATATAATCCACAGGATGATCGGCCGTCCAG GGCGGATCAGTTTGACTATGTGATGTATGGCAAGGTATACAAGATTGAGGGTGACGAGACGTCTACGGAAGCAGCTACACGTCT CTCTGCCTATGTGTCTTACGGAGGCCTACTGATGAGGCTACAAGGTGACGCCAACAATCTGCACGGCTTTGAAGTGGACTCCCGAGTCTACCTGCTTATGAAGAAACTGGCCTTCTAG